Genomic segment of Leifsonia sp. Root1293:
GTCGTCGATGCCGCTCACCAGACTGAGGGCGAGGTCGGGAAGGTGCAGCAGCGTTGCGAGGGTGGGGAGCACGCTGCCTCCGGCATAGGACGTCGCGGACACTTCAGGAACCTCCAGTGTACGCCGCGGCCATCGGCTCGCGACCGCTGCGGGTCTACCATCGCCACATCGCACGTCACCCTCGCACCATCTGGAGACCGCACATGACCCTCGTCGAATCCGCGCCACCGTCTGCCCTCACCGGCGGCCCGAGCCTGCCCCAGGAGCGTCGTCTCGTCACCTCCATCCCGGGCCCCAAGTCGATCGAGCTGATGAGCCGCAAGACCGAGGCCGTCGCGGCCGGCGTCGGCGCCACCATTCCGGTGTTCACCGCTGCGGCCGGCGGGGGAGTCGTGGTCGACGTCGACGGCAACTCCCTCATCGACCTCGGCAGCGGCATCGCCGTCACCGGCGTCGGCAACTCCAACCCACGCGTCGTCGCCGCCGTCGCCGAGCAGCTCGAGCGCTTCACCCACACCTGCTTCACCGTTGCCCCCTACGACTCCTACGTCGAGGTGGCCGAGGCGCTCAACCGCCTCACGCCCGGCGACTTCCCCAAGCGCAGCGCGCTGTTCAACTCCGGCGCCGAGGCCGTCGAGAACGCCGTGAAGATCGCGCGCCACTACACGCGCAAGCAGGCCGTCGTGGCCTTCGACCACGCCTACCACGGGCGCACCAACCTGACGATGGGCCTCACGGCCAAGAACCAGCCGTACAAGAACGGCTTCGGTCCCTTCGCCCCGGAGATCTACCGCGCCCCGCTCTCCTACCCCTTCCGTGACGGCGGTCTCGACGGCGTGGAGGCGGCCGAGCGCGCCATTCTGCAGATCGAGAAGCAGATCGGCACCGAGAACCTCGCGGCGCTCATCATCGAGCCCATCCAGGGCGAGGGCGGATTCATCGTGCCGGCAGACGGCTTCCTCCCCACGCTTCTGGCCTGGACCCGCGCCAACGGCGTCGTGTTCATCGCCGACGAGGTGCAGACGGGCTTCGGCCGCACCGGGCAATGGTTCGCCAGCAACGCCGAGGGCATCGTTCCCGACATCATCGTGACAGCGAAGGGCATCGCAGGCGGCCTCCCGCTCTCGGCTGTCACCGGTCGCGCCGAGATGATGGACGCGGCCCAGGTCGGCGGCCTCGGCGGCACGTACGCCGGCAGCCCCATCGCCTGCGCTGCCGCCCTCGCCACCATCGACGCCTATGAGAACGACGGCCTCATCGAGCGCGCCGCCGCCATTGGCGACGTGCTCCTCGGCCGGCTCGGCGAGCTCGCCGCAGCCGACGCCCGCATCGGCGACGTACGCGGTCGGGGCGCGATGGTCGCCATCGAGCTCGTCGACCCCACGACTGGGGCTCCGGATGCAGCGCTCACCGGCCGCGTCGCCGGGGCGGCCCACAAGGCGGGCGTCATCGTGCTCACCTGCGGCACCTACGGCAACGTGATCAGGTTCCTCCCACCACTCACGATCGGCGACGAGCTGCTCCTCGAGGGGCTCGGCGTCATCGCCGAAGCGCTCGCAGCCGACACAGGGGCGGTCGCAGCATGAGCGCCACAGTGACCGCGTCGCGCGAGGCCGAGCTGCTCGCATCCGTTCCCTCCCAGCTCTTCATCGGCGGAGAGTGGACGGATGCAGCCGGCGGCGCCACCCTCGACGTGCGCGACCCCGCAACCAACGCCGTCATCGCGACGATCTCCGACGCCTCGGTGGAGGACGGCGCCCGGGCTCTCGACGCGGCCGTTGCCGCCCAGGCCGAGTGGGCCGCGACGGCGCCCCGGGTGCGCGGAGAGATCCTGCGGAAGGCCTTCGACCTGCTGCAGGAGCGCAAGGAGGACTTCGCCCTCCTGATGACGCTCGAGATGGGCAAGCCCCTCGCCGAGGCGCGTGGCGAGGTCGCCTACGGCGGCGAGTTCCTGCGCTGGTTCAGCGAGGAGGCCGTGCGCATCAGCGGTCGCTACGGGCTGAACCCCGAGGGCACCGGGCACATGCTCGTGTCGCAGCAGCCTGTCGGACCGTGCTTCCTCATCACGCCGTGGAACTTCCCGCTGGCGATGGCGACCCGCAAGATCGCGCCGGCGCTCGCGGCAGGCTGCACTGTCGTCGTGAAGCCGGCAGAACTCACCCCGCTCACGACGCTGGCGTTCGTGGCGCTTCTCGTCGAGGCCGGCCTGCCGGCCGGGGTCGTCAACGTGATCACCACGTCATCGTCGTCTGCGGTCTCGGCTCCGATCATCGCCGATCCGCGGCTGCGCAAGCTCTCGTTCACGGGCTCGACCGGAGTCGGCCGAAAGCTCATCGAGCAGGCGGCCACCGGCATCCTCCGCACGTCGATGGAACTCGGCGGCAACGCCCCGTTCGTCGTGTTCGAGGACGCAGACCTCGACAAGGCCGTCGACGGAGCGATGCTCGCGAAGTTCCGCAACATCGGCCAGGCCTGCACTGCTGCCAATCGCTTCATCGTGCACGAGGCCGTCGCGGCCGAGTTCGCGGCGAGGGTCTCCGAGCGCGTGAAGGCCATGGCGGTGGGCCGTGGCACGGAGGAC
This window contains:
- a CDS encoding NAD-dependent succinate-semialdehyde dehydrogenase, translating into MSATVTASREAELLASVPSQLFIGGEWTDAAGGATLDVRDPATNAVIATISDASVEDGARALDAAVAAQAEWAATAPRVRGEILRKAFDLLQERKEDFALLMTLEMGKPLAEARGEVAYGGEFLRWFSEEAVRISGRYGLNPEGTGHMLVSQQPVGPCFLITPWNFPLAMATRKIAPALAAGCTVVVKPAELTPLTTLAFVALLVEAGLPAGVVNVITTSSSSAVSAPIIADPRLRKLSFTGSTGVGRKLIEQAATGILRTSMELGGNAPFVVFEDADLDKAVDGAMLAKFRNIGQACTAANRFIVHEAVAAEFAARVSERVKAMAVGRGTEDGVTIGPLINDAAVSTSLELVTDAVSRGASVLTGGSAVDGVGSFFEPTVVTDVPADSRMLREEIFGPVLGITSFSDEDEAVRLANGTEYGLVSYVFTESLARGHRMIERLETGMMGLNVGVVSNAAAPFGGVKQSGIGREGGLEGIHEYLSTKYTLIPVS
- the gabT gene encoding 4-aminobutyrate--2-oxoglutarate transaminase; amino-acid sequence: MTLVESAPPSALTGGPSLPQERRLVTSIPGPKSIELMSRKTEAVAAGVGATIPVFTAAAGGGVVVDVDGNSLIDLGSGIAVTGVGNSNPRVVAAVAEQLERFTHTCFTVAPYDSYVEVAEALNRLTPGDFPKRSALFNSGAEAVENAVKIARHYTRKQAVVAFDHAYHGRTNLTMGLTAKNQPYKNGFGPFAPEIYRAPLSYPFRDGGLDGVEAAERAILQIEKQIGTENLAALIIEPIQGEGGFIVPADGFLPTLLAWTRANGVVFIADEVQTGFGRTGQWFASNAEGIVPDIIVTAKGIAGGLPLSAVTGRAEMMDAAQVGGLGGTYAGSPIACAAALATIDAYENDGLIERAAAIGDVLLGRLGELAAADARIGDVRGRGAMVAIELVDPTTGAPDAALTGRVAGAAHKAGVIVLTCGTYGNVIRFLPPLTIGDELLLEGLGVIAEALAADTGAVAA